One segment of Neobacillus endophyticus DNA contains the following:
- a CDS encoding excisionase family DNA-binding protein, translating into MYLTIKQAAEYLSMTEETIEKLIQQRKIRTLFDGTEYLIYKDQFNTHLKQLEKYKQLIQEILNEPIPEDLDIKDED; encoded by the coding sequence ATGTATCTAACAATAAAACAAGCAGCTGAATACCTATCCATGACAGAAGAAACAATCGAAAAACTCATACAACAAAGAAAAATTCGTACCTTATTCGACGGAACCGAATACCTAATCTACAAAGACCAATTCAACACCCACCTAAAACAACTCGAAAAATACAAACAACTCATACAAGAAATACTAAACGAACCCATCCCTGAAGACCTCGACATCAAGGACGAAGACTAA
- a CDS encoding DUF488 domain-containing protein, with protein sequence MDGLRGIFLKRVYEPYDESDGCRILVDRLWPRGISKGNARLSLWLKEVAPSPELRKWFCHKPELFDEFRCRYLDELRTSDVHIQAVRQIMILSEQGQVTILYGAKDPVHNHAIVLFEELQRITQIPKT encoded by the coding sequence ATGGATGGTTTGAGGGGGATTTTTTTGAAGCGGGTTTATGAGCCTTATGATGAGAGTGATGGATGTAGGATTTTGGTGGATCGGTTGTGGCCGCGAGGGATTTCGAAGGGGAATGCTCGATTGTCGCTGTGGTTGAAGGAGGTCGCTCCTAGTCCTGAGTTGCGAAAGTGGTTCTGTCATAAGCCAGAGTTGTTTGATGAATTTCGTTGTCGCTATCTTGATGAGCTTCGTACAAGTGATGTTCATATTCAGGCTGTTAGACAAATTATGATTCTTTCTGAACAAGGGCAGGTTACGATCCTTTATGGGGCGAAAGATCCAGTCCATAATCACGCGATTGTTTTGTTTGAAGAACTGCAAAGGATTACTCAAATTCCTAAAACATAA
- a CDS encoding dipeptidase, whose amino-acid sequence MNIIDFHCDVLMKLSESKGSLLFADAPELQANKARLQQGRVKVQCFAIFIEPDLPSDQKFQEALEQVHYFYNEVLGKNPDMVHIKNWADFDKIKLGQIGAMLTLEGVDAIGNDLMKLETLYRLGVLSVGLTWNNANLAADGAGEPRGGGLTLFGKNIVALNNKHQILTDVSHLSERAFWDVMELAEYPIASHSNAKALCDHPRNLTDAQASAMFQKGGMIHVVYNPPFVNASGEAGISDLIRHIDHFCSLGGVKQIGLGSDFDGITNFIADLEDASKNQNLINELLKYYSEEEVRGFASQNFLDHRPRIRV is encoded by the coding sequence ATGAATATCATTGATTTCCATTGTGATGTGCTGATGAAGCTTTCGGAAAGCAAGGGTTCACTTTTGTTTGCTGATGCGCCAGAATTGCAGGCGAATAAAGCCCGGTTGCAGCAGGGACGAGTAAAAGTCCAATGCTTTGCTATTTTTATTGAACCGGATTTGCCATCAGACCAGAAATTTCAGGAAGCACTGGAACAGGTTCATTATTTTTATAATGAAGTTCTTGGAAAAAACCCGGACATGGTACATATTAAAAACTGGGCTGATTTTGACAAAATTAAGCTTGGACAGATTGGGGCGATGCTGACACTGGAGGGTGTGGATGCAATCGGTAATGATCTGATGAAACTTGAGACTCTTTATCGGCTGGGTGTCCTTTCTGTAGGTCTGACCTGGAATAATGCGAACTTGGCAGCTGATGGTGCAGGGGAGCCCCGTGGGGGAGGACTCACACTGTTCGGTAAAAACATTGTAGCATTAAACAATAAGCATCAAATACTAACTGATGTTTCCCATTTAAGTGAGAGAGCTTTCTGGGATGTGATGGAACTGGCAGAGTATCCAATTGCCAGCCATTCGAACGCCAAAGCATTGTGCGATCATCCGCGTAATTTAACAGATGCTCAGGCTTCGGCCATGTTTCAAAAAGGCGGCATGATCCATGTGGTCTATAATCCACCTTTTGTGAATGCATCTGGAGAGGCTGGAATCAGCGACCTTATAAGGCATATTGATCACTTTTGTTCATTAGGCGGGGTGAAGCAAATCGGGTTAGGTTCTGATTTCGATGGGATTACGAATTTTATTGCGGACTTAGAGGATGCATCGAAAAACCAAAATCTGATCAATGAACTTTTAAAATATTATTCTGAAGAAGAGGTAAGAGGGTTTGCCTCCCAAAACTTCCTCGACCACAGGCCCAGAATCCGAGTGTAG